A genomic stretch from Sphingomonas faeni includes:
- a CDS encoding YbaB/EbfC family nucleoid-associated protein, protein MKNIDEILAMAQNVQSEMEKAQANLDTIEVEGASGGGLVKIKASAKGRIINIAIDDSLMQVSEKQMLEDLLTAAFNDARAKADAVSGSEMSKMTSGLQLPPGFKLPF, encoded by the coding sequence ATGAAGAATATCGATGAAATCCTCGCCATGGCGCAGAACGTCCAGAGCGAGATGGAAAAGGCGCAGGCCAATCTCGACACGATCGAGGTCGAGGGCGCATCCGGCGGCGGCCTGGTCAAGATCAAGGCCTCCGCAAAGGGCCGCATCATCAACATCGCGATCGACGATTCGCTGATGCAAGTGAGCGAGAAGCAGATGCTCGAGGACCTGCTGACGGCAGCGTTCAACGACGCGCGTGCGAAGGCCGACGCAGTGTCGGGCAGCGAAATGTCGAAGATGACCAGCGGGTTGCAGCTGCCACCAGGCTTCAAGCTGCCGTTCTGA